The nucleotide sequence CCGGATAAAGGGGGTGAGCATGAAGAGTTCATCGCCCTGACCTCCGCCTATAATGAGTTGCTCCGTAATACGCCTGATGATTAGCTGCAGCTGGTGTTTTCCCCTTCAGCTGCTTCACTCCCCTCTTGTCCCAACCGAGAACCATGACCTCATCTGAATCGGAACAGAACCATCCTCAAACTAAACCCTCTCTGGCGGTCCTCCTGACCCTCCTTAAGCCGATTTATGCCCGTTACCGTTCTCGGCTGCTGCTTGGTTTTCTGGCCCTGCTGGCAGTGGATTTCCTCCAGCTGACCATCCCTCTCTATCTGAAAGAGGCGGTTGATGTCCTGGAAAATGGAACAGCCACCTCCCAAGGGCTCCTGCGTCTTGGGGGCTTTCTCCTCCTTACAGCGGCTGCTATCCTGGCCCTTCGTTTTAGCTGGCGGATGCTGATTATTGGTTTTTCCAGGCGCATGGAGGCAGACCTGCGTGCTCGCTTATTCTCTCATATCCTTACCATGGACAGGTCCTTTTTTGATCAGCATCCTCCTGGTGATATCATGGCCCATGCCTCCAATGATCTCTCTGCGGTCCAGATGGCCAGTGGCATGGGCATGGTTGCTGCTGCTGACGCCCTGGTTATTTCCGGGGCGGCTTTGGTGCTGATGATCTCTCTCAGCCCTTTTCTGACCCTGATGGCGATCCTTCCCCTGCCACTCCTCGGGTTCAGTGCCTGGTTTCTCTCTGGTCGGCTCCATACCCGCTTTGATCAGGTGCAGCATTCCTTTGGTTTGATCACTGAGTTTGCCCGCAACAGCATGGTCGCTATTCGTCTTATCAAGGGGTATACCAGGGAACAACAGCAGATAAAGGCCTTTAGTGAACTGGGAGAAAAATATGTCGCTGCCAACCTCCGGGTGGCCGTGGTCCAGGGCCTGCTTTTCCCGGTGGCGATCCTGGTGGGTAATCTGGGGATGCTCTTGATCCTCTATTACGGGGGGAGGCTGGTCATCAATGAGGTCATAACCCTGGGTGCGTTTGTTGCCTTTGTCCATTATCTCTACATGTTGATCTGGCCTATGATGGCGGTGGGCTGGGTGACCAATATCGCTCAGCGGGGGTTTACCTCCCTTGCCCGAATTCATCGCCTGCTGGCAGCCCGGTCCCGGCTTGAGAGCAGTCTCCAGGTATCTGAGCAAAGCAAAGTCGGGGGAAAGGATTTTTCAGCACGTTTTCTTGTCGAT is from Candidatus Electrothrix sp. GW3-4 and encodes:
- a CDS encoding ABC transporter ATP-binding protein, encoding MTSSESEQNHPQTKPSLAVLLTLLKPIYARYRSRLLLGFLALLAVDFLQLTIPLYLKEAVDVLENGTATSQGLLRLGGFLLLTAAAILALRFSWRMLIIGFSRRMEADLRARLFSHILTMDRSFFDQHPPGDIMAHASNDLSAVQMASGMGMVAAADALVISGAALVLMISLSPFLTLMAILPLPLLGFSAWFLSGRLHTRFDQVQHSFGLITEFARNSMVAIRLIKGYTREQQQIKAFSELGEKYVAANLRVAVVQGLLFPVAILVGNLGMLLILYYGGRLVINEVITLGAFVAFVHYLYMLIWPMMAVGWVTNIAQRGFTSLARIHRLLAARSRLESSLQVSEQSKVGGKDFSARFLVDPLISLRGLSYSYTGARVPALTGLELDLRPGILGIAGRTGAGKSTLCRLLTRQYPLQDGMLFFADQEVNTLAPSLIRDQISYVSQNPVLFSSTIAENISLAAPDASPKEIEAVAELAGLHAEILAMERGYQTRIGERGLRLSGGQKQRLAIARALLADRPVLIIDDALSALDVETEQQVFAGIRARAAGKIVLIVSHRLKLLSGTDQVLLLDQGRVVALDRHEQLLQQHDAFYQAMAQKQQRRAS